TGTATTCACAGGTGGTGAGCATAATTTCAGCTGGACTTCTATTTGTGGACGGCTacacacttttcaaaaacatcacATTCAACAAATCGAGAAATGAAACGCAGAATCAaagcaattaataaaaactacataGTTATTGGAAAAGCATTAAAGGAAGCTACAAGGCTCATCGGCTAAAGAGTTTATTTAGAGACcgttatatatttttcaatgtttctgGCCCAATATTCTACATTATGTAACACCAATATGAGtaattttttgtaacatttaaaaaatattttgttcagaaTAAGTCTTAAATAAATACGCACAGCACacaattatattatataatcaTCTAGGGGAAACCTGTCAGaaaattcatcatttattttctgtcctaTTGAAACGTGTTTTACTTTGTGTAGCATGAAATATGCTAAAAAATATTACTATTTCAaacaagttattaaaatgtcaatgtACTTTCTATAATTACATATTGTATGAAATATGAACATGAACCATTTAATCTGATGGGAACATGAATGAGATAGTGGCGTTAGGGGAGGAAAATGACACggataaaataaatcctaaaagtCCTAAGTGAAATGTGGCTAAATAAGGAAATCCCAAAGAAGCATTTCAATACTAAAACCTATtttgaatgtgaatttttttttctaaagaatataaaacatttctttagaaAGATAGATGATAATTTTCACATGATTTTCTCTACCAGGCGCATATTGGCTACAATCTAAACTGAAGTTGCCCTATCAGTTACTTGTATTTATATcttgaaagttgtttttgtggCATAATGTTGCTCAGCTGTGCGAATAAAGATTTACATCGTGACTTAATAGGCTTTATGCTTCCTCTGAGTGGTTTTTCGGGTTCATGCAGCTGCAGTGGGCATCACGTTTCACATCTGGAGATCACAGATGTTtcgcttttcttttttggggagGAGGGGAGCTCTAGTTCGGTTTCCGCGCTGTCATTATTTCCGTTTCCACCTCCTCCCAGCCTCACGCCCCCAGCACTGGCAgggttttttgtctttttttttttttctaagcctCGAACGCCGTCGTTGTAGTTTAACTTGAAGCCTTCAGCAGTTTGGGGAGTGTTAAACCTTCCAACAATGGGGGACATCGAGGCGCCCGACTCCAGCCAGCCGCGCCAATCCGTCCTGATGTCGGTTCTTCCAAGCAAAGAGTTTGCTACTTCAAGGAAAGGAATGCTGCTGATTGCTGAAGGGGTAAGAAATAAGAGGAACGATCATGCCAGCAAATGAAATCTGTAATAAACGCTGCTGTTTATTACTTCAGAATACTCAAGTTTGCGCGTCTTGGGCAATTATTCCGGCAGCAGTTCttgcagagagagggagaagaagaaaaaaaaaagctgtttcccGTACACATTTAGGAATTAATCCAAAAGTTATTTCCACTTTCCTACATGCTGAAGTGAGTAAACTAAAGAGACTTATAGAGATTGCTAACCTATTTTTGGGCTAAAAATCTATTCTTCAACTGTTTAACTCTTATGAGTAACAGTCCATAGGAATCATCTTGAAAATGAGTTTCAATAAAGCAGGAATTGATAAGCAGTTTTGCTGGATGGGGGCGACGGGTGGGGCAGgaaatgaatataaacattATTGAATTTTAGGCTCTTCTTGTGATAACTGCACGCTGTCCTGTAAGCATGTTGCGTCATGTGACACTTTCCTCTTTACAGGCTCTAGACAGGCTTTCTGGAGATCAGTAATCCTCCCCCTCTGTCACATCCTTCACATTTTGGCCTGGAGCTCAGTCTGCAAAGTTCTGCAGCCcaaactgcaaacacacacacacacacgcacacacacattaggCTACTGCTTCACAGAGAAGCTGTGATCGACATCTATCTGTAGAGGAAGTCGTGTAAGTGATcagttgtgtttctgctgcagaggaGTGAATACTTCAGGGGTTTCTGACTCTCTATGGTTCTTGTGTTGTGGTGATCTTCAAAGAAATTAGTGTCCGGCAAATGTGCTAACAGCACACATTTAATCGTGAGTTGTTTCTGGAACTTTTCACAAAACGTACATGTCTGTGGTTAGTGTTTGAAAAGAGCGAATCTTGTCATTTTGAGTtaaaggcagtttttttttgttttttgttttttttaattaaacacatgtgtaattttaaattgggaaaaaaattgaaaaaaatgttgcctGGGTCTTGTCTGtactttgtggtttttgtttcttaccCTTTTGTGCTCTGTGCTTCTTTTGTCACTAACCTGAAAGTGtttcaaacagaagaaaactgtgTTTCTCTGCCTCTTCATTCCTTATTTGTGACATTTACACAGACTAGCTGTTGAACGACCCAACCAGCCACAACATCTTTAGGCTGAACTGATCTATCTTGGACTGTTCAACAAGGActactttagtttttcttctttaaaattgtgatttaGACTACCCTGTTTGTGATACTGGTGATAaacttgttttctattttaactcTGACCAATATGTTGTCGTTGAACTTGGATTTCTAGAGCATCGTCTACGTTTTTCCACAAGCTGCTTTAAGTAGTTAATGAAAACTGTCTGATAGTTTTATTCAGCcttctttaaaaattacactgtgttattatttttgcctcaGTAATTCCTGATGTATCTTGCAGCTACACAGAAAGAGTGGCCTGAGTGAAAGCAGATGTTAGGTCTGCCATTTTCAACAGTGTTCGACTGATAACCTGCTGAGCGTGCATTATTAGACACAGTGTCACCAAGTGGACTGTTGCGTTTGTCCATTAGGTTTCCCAGATGCCAGATGACAGATTCGTCCGTCACATACACTCATCATGAGCATGACTGTTACATTCATTTTCAGTAATTATTATATATCAGAGCtgacataaataaaagcaggagaaTTTACTTAAGATTTTCGCAAATCTGTACAGGTTCATAATTATGCTGTACATACAGGctgaaatacacaaatacacCACAACTTGGTAAAATGCCCTTTACCAAATGGCACTTTGACCACAAACTTTGCCTGCCTCAAAAGGaagtgttggtgtgtgtgtgggacaATTGTCTTGTCGGAATATCCAATTTTATAAAAGTTCAGAACCACCTGCCAGGTGACGACCCAATAAATTTGACacatgtttttgcctttttcgTTACAACAGTTGAACAAGTAGCAATAATTATCACTTGGCTATATGTACATGAATGTATTATGTATTAATCTCTCGTTGTAACAATTTTCTCACAAGTTCAAGTTTGAGCTCAACAGGAAACATGACTCAGCTTGCAATGAAGCATGCAGTTAATTTTCCCTGGATGTGTTTTCGACAGGAGCaacagttttggtttatttcccACCCCCGTCAGGTCGGAGCAAAAACAGCTGCCCAAGACGAAGACAAGATGGCCGGAGACGTTTGAGATTACAGTGTCTGGCCTTGTTTTCATTTACTTGCTTTCCTCTGTCCATCTCCTCGAGTCGAAGGTTCAAAGCCAAGACAGGCTCAGTCTGCTTGTAAAGTGATTAAGTCTTTGTAAAGCGTCCTCTTTCATTATTCCAGTTTGGTGTTTGCACATGCGTCTTTGTGCTGCAGGGTGGGATTCAGTGCACCAAACTTTGAGTATAAACATTGACTTAAGGAGTTGTATCTCTCTACAGGATGTGAGTCTACAGCTGCAAGCTGCACCAAAAGTTGCCGCTTCCTCAGGCGGAGAAGATTGAATCAAATAAAAGCTCAGTTTGGAGGAAGAAATAATAATCTGTTAAACTTGTCTCTGATTTTgacaagaaattaaaagaagaaacacaGATTTTTGACTTGCATCTTTCGCAAGCACTGAGATTTGTTTTCTCCTCGTTGCAGGCGCTTTCCTTCATATCCTTTGTGTGTTTCgctgcatcagcagcagcagcctttGTGACAGTCCCCCTGCTGGCATTCCTGGCTTCTATCTTCTTCTTGTTTGCCTACTCTACCAAATTCAACGAGAGGTTTAAGGGCTTCTGCTTTCCTCTGATGGTGAGAGAAGTTCATTCGATCAATTTAGTGGACTTTTGTGTTTTCGATTGTTTTACtatgtttctctctctgtccaaAGGACTTCATTAGGTGTGTGACAGCCTCCATTATCTTTTTCATCATCTCCATAATGGCGGTGTCCAAATATCCAGATGGTTCCTCTAAAGCTGCAGGAGTAAGGTCTACCATTAAACCAGCACACATTAGTCGGTGCCGTAACGTAGGAACACTTCataccaaacattaaaagattATCCAGGATGTAGAAGGTCTCTGCAGGCTTTGGACAGGATCTCTGAAGAGCATCCTGTCCAAAGCCAGGATGCTTTGGACAACATCCTGGCTTCAGCATCACATTCTCTTCATCAAGAAGAGAACGTGAAACCATGTGAAAGTTCTCAGACAATTGCGCAACATTTCTGTGGTCAAATTGGGTTTGGCTTTTACCATGATACCATTGTGTTTTACCATTGTTTACCACAGCAGGAAGTTGAGATGCTGCTTGGGTGAGCCTCGTAGTGGCAGGGGGCAAAAATTTGATATAGACATATGTGTGCAAAATCACATGCTTTCACAGTAAATTTACACAAACCCGAAGACCATAAGGGGATCGAATCTGGTGAAAGGGGGCCTTGTCAAATGCTAACAGACTTCTAGCTTTGCAGGTTTGTAACAATATCTAATGTTCTTCCATTGCAGGTCTTTGGGTTTATCGCCACTGTTGTTTTCGCTTTAGacttttatgtcattttcaaTGAGCTTGCTGGATTTCTAAAGCAAGGAGGGGAGACAAACGAGGAGCCTGCAGGACAGAGAGGtaacaacacaaagcagtggCAAACAAAGCAATGAAATCATATGACATTGGTAAATGTTGTATTGGAATACaatacaaaatgttacatttaccATACAGTTTTCAAGTAGATAGATATGTAATACAGTACAGCTGTAGTTCTTAGATACAAACTACAGCTGAAAGTAAGATAGTAGTATTTTGTAGTACCAAAAGATTTTTACTGAACAATTCCGGATATGTTCTTGTGTCATAATCATGATGACACTTTTGATTCAGTTGAGTATCTTTATATGGGGgtaactcaaaacaaaaactctctTATGGAACTttataaacaaaagaaatcaattCAATCCAACTCTAAGGGCAGATTTGAAGTACATGACTGGATAAGAGTATTACAAATTGGTGCCCACCAAACTACCTTTAAATGACTACTGTAAAAAATGTTCTGATCAGCTTTGGAAGAGACTCATTCCCCCAGAATCACAGATCTAAAGGTTTTcggcattttcattttttgttttatgtcagcaAGGAGGGGAGTCAAATGAAGAGTTTTGGTTGCAGAAAAGCTCAATAGCGAGAAGACAGGCTAGTCTAATCAGACCATATTGTTaaatttctattgtttttatatatgtatagatATTAAACTATCtatcaaacataaatattattagTTTTGATTCTACCAGAGGCAAATCAGGCATATTTCCTTCCCTTTAACTTAGGAATCGTCTTTATTTTAACCAGTTTTCATAACCCAGTTTATATAGAGGaaatttaaatacttaaatttaCTATTGAGAAGTATTTCATATGAAGTAGGATGTATTGCACCATTTCTTTCCTTAGCTGAGCTCACAGGAAGCAAATGTGGATTTAcctaactgttttgtttttgctttttagatGACTTTTCAGATTCAGACTCAGATTGAAGCTCATAACCAGATGTGTTCAATACAAGAAAGTGACCACTGCGCTGAGAAGCCACTATGAAGGTCTGCAGGAATTTCATCATTTCACAATGTTTCATTGGTATATAAAAAGCATAAATCCTGATGGGATTGTAGGAGCTGGTTACTAGTAACATGCTTTTATCTGAAGCATGTTACTGCttcaaataaaagcagtaacacataaaaataaaaacatttctttgtagcACACTTCTCACAGTGCTGTAAACTGGTGTTGCATTTCTACACTTACTAACTCTGCatttagtttagaaaataaTGCAAGTAGTGCCCTGTTCTGTTTTATCCCCAAACCTGTACTTTGCTACTAATCCATTCTTGCTTCAGGGAAGCATTCAATTCATTCACACCATCCAATGCCTTATAAAGCTGTAAAATGGTGCTGTGTTGAGTTTCTGAAACTATTTCTACGGTTAAAACGCAAGAAGGATGCACCACAAACATTGATTTTTGGGAaattttttgctttgagatgCAGAAGTGTGTGAAAGGTCTGAGCCAATCctgatttttgatttatgttttgctttgtgcAGTGGAGACTTTGTAGGAACCTGGTTAATACTTTTGCAGTAAAATCTTATAGAGAAAGactgggggggggaaaaaatcataGCTAGAGGGTTAACAATAAAACCCTTTATGTTTGGTTGGCTGGTTACAACTATATTATGTATGTAcggttgtttctttttttgctatTATTTGAGTTCAATATGAGCCTGtccatttgttattttatgatGTAATCAGAAGAAAAGATGCTCCTAGGAAAGATGTCCTGCtcctataaaaaatattcacccaTACCCTTTGAATTGCTTTTGCAAATCAAacatgatcaacaaaattttgatttttgaaagaaatatgtagaaaaaaaaccaatttAATGTCAAATTGAAAATTAAttcttacaaaataataaataaataaatatatttaggaTAAAACAAGTGGTTTCATAGATATTTACTCCATTTAATGTGACTGATAATTCAGGAGATAGGAGAGAATCTGCCTACAACAATTGTTGTTCTTCGTCAGTCAGCGTTTTAAGGAAGAATGGCAATGAGAAAGCCACTTTTGAAGAAAACGCCTCTCCAGGCTCAACTAGTTTGCCAAAAGGCAAACAGGAGACTCCATGCTCAAGTGGAAGAACGTTCTTTGGTCTTTTTGGTCATCAGACAAGATTGAAGGGGGTGAATAATCAAGAAACTATTTCAagttgaatcttttttttttagtctattGTTATTTTGTATAACTAAATTTTCAATTTGACATTAAAGGCCTTTATAGTagcaaaatgtttccaaaaaacaacattttgttgatcatgaGTGATTTGTGAAAGCATTAGAAATGGTAAAGCATCCAAAGGGGTGAAAACTTTTCATGTGCACTGTGTGTACAGTACATGTGTACATACACACAGCAGATCAGCTGATCTGCTACTTCTGCCTTTTAGAGCCTAAAAGTCAGAAGTTGCAGATCAGCTGAAACATCACCCATGTGAGTAATTGAGTTTCTTAGACGTTTTGTTTCTTGTACACACTTTGTTAAAATGTCTGTGTCTCTCTAAAGTCAGAGCTATTGAGAAAACAGTGAGATACACTAGAGTGCCTTTTGTGACTGTTTTGTGTGATATAAACTGCACTACAGCTCTGATGATGGAAAATATTGGGTTTTAATACTGACTGATGCTTGAAAGATATTGGAAGATTTCTACCAAACTTgcttttaacatgtttcatgtcAAGATTATAGATATTAAAAGCTTTTAATGAGTTTCAACTGATTTCTGTACTCTTAAGATgtgaggaaaatatttttttttcagtaatagCATAGTTTTATTGCTTTCACAAACTGTTGAATATCAAATCTTTTGTCtgtaatgttattgtttttaggCAAACTTTCTGAATAAAAGGTTCTCTTTCAATATTTGCCGCTTTATTTAGGCCACCAATGAAAAGGGATGCTTCCAACGTTTTCAATACAAATATCCAACCTGTACATGAATGGCCCTGGCATGAGCCTTTACCAGAACCAcaccaaatgaaaataaaaaaaagaagtgcaaaAGAATCCAGAAACAAtcagaaatcttttttgttttatcctgcagattcttaataaaataatctagcACAATGTTGTACACTGGAAGAGAGGATGAGCTGTAATCAGGCTGTTTTTAATATACAAATAGATGGCAGGCTTCATAACCAAAAAGCATAACGCACTAGTTTAACTTTGTTGTTGTAAATGAGCTAATAGCGTAACTCGAATGTAAATTTACTAATGAAGGCTACAAACATAAATAGCAACATGATTGTCTGTGATGCAAGTACTTCAGTCACAAAACTATACCAATAGtaaataattatgttaattaAACCGATAAAATATCATTAAACATTCATATTGCCATTTCGGCTTTTACGTTAAACTAATTTCGGACTGTCACATACCATCCTTGTCCGTCCTTCGAGATCCTGGACAAATCATAGGCATGTCACAGATTTCCGTCCCTCTCACCGCCTGCATTTAGTTGTCTTGGTGTCGTAAAAAGGAGACGCAGTTCAGATGCAAACCAGGAGGTGGAGCCATTGAGTCATTTTGGAAACTAAACCTTACAGAAGTGTAGTCCAATTGCGGTgcagcttcatttaaaaaaaataaaaatgaaaaataataataatgcttcCTTCATCCTCAAAAGCAGAGATGATGCTACTTTTCCAGACACATCTTCATTATTACCAGAGAAACACTGgccagaacaacaacaacaacaacaaaaataacattaaaggATTGTTAACTCTACTTTGTGCTCTGTATGCTTTAACTTTCCAACAGACACAACAAGGAGAGACACAGCATTCAGGTCGAGGCACCCTGCAATTAAATTTAGATGATTTCTGAATATCacacagggggaaaaaactgtttccgtacCTGAGATCTACCTTACAGCCCGGGGAGACTGATCCACATCACATAGTAAGGTTTGGATTCACTTTGTGGCCTGGATATGTCAAAGTTTCTTCACTGATTGAttcagttttagaaaaacaaaaatgataattaaatattttggacCAGAGGTTGCTGGGAATACatgggtttaaaaaaagataattatgaTGCACTTTCATAGCAAAACACTAAAAGGTAAGCTAATGTCAATTTCAAGCTAATCTTAGCTTGAAATCTAagattagaaaaacatttttggttgtCTAAGCACAAAGTTAAAACAGATTCTCTTTCTgttaatattaaagtttttaagttaaacGTTTCCAGTCATTCATAAAATGTGACCTCACAGTGTTTCCAAGTTAAGAATCCCCCCCCCACTGTCACTGTGTGACTCCtggcagcaaaatgttttaccGATTTCAGGTTACAATTTCAAAAGGCGATTATAAAGtctgccaaaacaaaacaaaaaaaaacagtcatacATCATCAGATATTATGTTCAACAACCAGTCTTTTCACAGGAAGAAGCAAAAGGCTGCAGGATGGAACAATAAAGGGACGACTGCAGCTGAAAGAGCTGCTTGTCCGTGGAGCCCTGGTCCACAGGCATATTTCTACCACTTATCACTCACTGCCTTCAGTCacagtgaaagacaaaacttgcaAAAGTCACCAGTGTCTTCCAAGACACGGAAGTGGTTCACGTCTTAAGTTCTGGTCCAGCTTTTCCTGTGAAACTGTTTCATTTGAGAAGGAACCTCAATGACTGCATGGCCCATCTCTGGCTGTTAAATGAAGCTTTATTAGGGATCAGAACTGCAGAGGTTCAAATCCCAACTACGCTCAAAGGGGCCAGAGTCGCGTCCATCTCTTGTCAGCTGCCGGTGCGTAGTTTATCTACAAGCTCTCATGCAAGCTCGGGTCGAGCCTCCATTTCTCCACGAGATGCCGTGCGCGCTCGCATGTACTCGCTGGTCTGAGCGGCCCCCTGACACCCGTTGCCACGGCGCCACCTCCGTACCGCCAGGAAGGTGTTTAGGCCGAACACACCTGTCACCAGGAAGCCGAAGACCTGCATTCAagtggaaacaggaaacaggagaaCAATGTCTGAAATTGAATGGGAAACCAAATAACTACGTGATTAAAGACTTTTAAATTGGCCTCTGCTGACCTTTCAACAAGCTAACACTGTAAAACCTGCAGCTAAGATAATCCTTAATAATATAATGACTTTCTAAGGTCAGAGCTCATGTTTCTGCAACATAGCTGTTTATTCAAAAACTGAAtgacttttactttttagcCTTTAGTGAGTGCAGCTTTACAACTGAAGGTGTGTTAATCCGAGAACTTACTACTGCTGCTTTTTCAGCTCCTGTGTCGTGGTTGATGCAGACCAGAAGAAGGGacgagagaaagaagaaaaaggtgcTGGCAGCAGTGTTAACCAGGTCCTGAAGGAAGACACACAGACAGCAACCTCTATTAGTACTGATCTAAAGgatttctttcacaaatgtagaaacaaaacaccaccagtaaattaaaacatttacgtTTTTCATCTAAGGTCCAGAGtgcttttctaatttttttgaACAAAGCGCTGCTTTCCTTCATAAAAGGCAGAGCTGATGATAATAAATCCAGACCAACTGGATAaacagaggtcaaaggtgagtTTTCAGTGTCTGTGTTTATGTTGAATGCTCGCcccaaaatgaaataatgtcTGTAATAAAGAAATAGGAGTTAAATTTTAAGATGTtcacatcagtttttttttgtaaccatGACTGACGaagtgcatttttaaattttgtttctcTTATGCTTTTCATCATCAGTTCTCTTCTTTTCATTCCTGTTGGCTATTTTCAAAGATCCTTCACCATTACTGTCCGGCATGATCAGTCTGAACTCTGGTTAGACAGACAGACAATGTTGTTCTTCATTTATCAAACTTTCAGTCTTCCAACCAAGCAAACTGCTTCCTGGTGTCTAACGATGGccatgaaaacaaaaggagcAGGAGGTGAGAGCAGAACACAGCTAAAACATCAAACCACCTAACATCTCAACTAACATACACACTCTCTTTGCACACATACTCCACTCCCCACCCctgttttctttacataaaaGGGAAATTAACAGACACACTCCTGTTTCATGTCCTCCTCCGCTGTTTTCAGCCAGGAAAGGGTTAATAGTGAAACACTTGGGTTCCCGGATCTCGTGATCAGATGCATGATCAAAATCATTACAGACGTGGTCTCTCATGTGACACAAGGCTTAAACAATGGCAAGGTCCCACACAGTGACTGGACTCTGCTGTACATGAGCGCATgaacctgcagctgaaacacacagctcagaaagacaaaaaaaaaaaaaaagaaaaccggTTTATGCTCCACTGATCAGCTGTTTAATCAGTAGTCGCTTTTTCCCCACATGCAAAGTGGGACAGTAGATGAGCAACAGAGTTATAATGCAGACCTTTGACCAAAGAAGGCCCAACATGAATGTCGACACAGCAGGTCTTTCAAACAGCACACACTCCCATCTATCTACTGGATCTATAATCAGCTACTTCTGATTAGATGAGAAGTAGCTTCCTAAATATCCCCCTTCCAGTCACCCTGCTTTTCATCTGCTGGAAAATTTGATCacactttaaattatttgaggTTCAgttttggtgtatttattttatgactgGCCGATGTGCCAATTGAAAAGCCCTTTTCAATCAGTTCAGCTCAAGCGGCACAAGGAAAGCCTGTTTCATAAATGTTCTGAGATAAACAAAGATTAACTTTACGATCCTTTTTCAGAGCATTTTACAATTA
This genomic interval from Gambusia affinis linkage group LG02, SWU_Gaff_1.0, whole genome shotgun sequence contains the following:
- the cmtm3 gene encoding CKLF-like MARVEL transmembrane domain-containing protein 3 translates to MGDIEAPDSSQPRQSVLMSVLPSKEFATSRKGMLLIAEGALSFISFVCFAASAAAAFVTVPLLAFLASIFFLFAYSTKFNERFKGFCFPLMDFIRCVTASIIFFIISIMAVSKYPDGSSKAAGVFGFIATVVFALDFYVIFNELAGFLKQGGETNEEPAGQRDDFSDSDSD